In a single window of the Actinomycetes bacterium genome:
- a CDS encoding DUF5317 family protein has translation MADLAFFLVPAVAGVALGLLAGGRMGRIRPLPALASSFLLVAAAAQGVEYRTPSTRTWVETRLHLSLLVVVYVLGVCGLLLAAASRHGSRCRATALAVVLGAVMNGAVILANQGMPSSGWATTAARVTASDERKAERSPKYRPRPHPRLVALGDVLPLRPVHTVVSIGDVVMALGLMAWVGAEMGSRGPVVTSRPAGSRLSGEPRRTRAQSGGDRRRFLRRSRALRPPGAGPGGHRPTSSPGRGR, from the coding sequence GTGGCGGACCTGGCGTTCTTCCTGGTCCCGGCCGTCGCCGGCGTGGCGCTGGGGCTGCTCGCCGGCGGCCGGATGGGCCGCATCCGGCCGCTGCCGGCCCTCGCCTCGTCGTTCCTACTGGTCGCGGCCGCTGCCCAGGGCGTGGAGTACCGGACCCCGAGCACCCGGACCTGGGTCGAGACCCGGCTGCACCTGTCCCTGCTCGTCGTCGTGTACGTGCTCGGCGTCTGCGGCCTGCTCCTCGCCGCGGCCTCGCGCCACGGGTCCCGCTGCCGGGCGACCGCGCTCGCCGTGGTGCTCGGCGCGGTCATGAACGGCGCCGTCATCCTCGCCAACCAGGGGATGCCGAGCAGCGGGTGGGCCACGACGGCCGCGCGGGTCACCGCGAGCGATGAGCGAAAGGCCGAGCGCTCGCCCAAGTACCGCCCGCGACCGCATCCGCGCCTCGTGGCCCTCGGGGACGTGCTGCCGCTCCGGCCGGTGCACACGGTCGTCAGCATCGGCGACGTGGTCATGGCGCTCGGCCTCATGGCGTGGGTCGGCGCCGAGATGGGCTCGCGCGGCCCCGTCGTCACGTCACGACCGGCCGGGTCACGCCTCAGTGGAGAACCCCGTCGGACTCGGGCACAGTCGGGGGGTGACCGGCGTCGATTCCTCCGCCGATCTCGAGCTCTCCGCCCGCCGGGCGCTGGACCTGGTGGGCACCGACCCACGAGCAGCCCTGGGCGCGGCCGATGA